The Chryseobacterium sp. LJ668 genome segment CTCACGTCTGGTGCGAAGCTTTTCTTATGAGTTGGGCTTAGCTAAAAATTTTAATCTTGAGATTGATGCTGAACCTTTTTTGATTGAAGCTGTTGACAAAATGCTCGATCAGATCGGAGAAAATGACAGTATTTCAAATTCTTTTATGGATTATGTGGATTACAGTCTTGAAAATAATGAAAAAATAAATTTAAATAAAAACCTATACGATTCTGCAAAAGAATTTGTAAAAGACATTCATTACGAGCATCTTAAAAACAACAAAAGCTTTGACGACAGCAAGTACGAAGAAATTAAAAATACGCTTCGGAAAGAAATTGTCTTCAATAAAAAACATTCTTTAGAAATTGCCACACAATCAATCGAATTGTTTAAATCAAGATCGATTGAAGTTGATGATTTTTCGCAAGGTAAAAATGGAATCGGAGGGTTTTTTACTAAAATTGTAGACTTTTATAATAAAGAAAGACCCGGATTTCCGTTCCCTGCCAACGAGGAAAGCGCCTTAAATAATATTCTGAAAGGTGCAGCAACAAAATCTAAGCACAAAGAAGCAGAAATTTTGGAAATTCTTGAAAAGCTTCTGGAAAACAGAATGAAGCTCATTCTTTTATTTATTGAAACTCAGAAAAAAGAAAAAATATTGTCGGCGTTGCTTCCATTAAAGGTCAACAAAGATATTCAGGATGAGCTGAAAAAAATTGAGGAAGAAAATGATTTGGTACTCCTTTCAAAATTCAATATTCTAATCAACGAAAATCTTAAAAATGAACCTTCTGCTTTTATTTATGAAAAAGTGGGTTCGCAGTTTCAACATTATTTTTTTGATGAATTTCAGGATACTTCAGAACTGCAATGGCAGAATTTTATGCCTTTGAGAGATCATAGTGTTTCAACAGAAAATACTTCTTTTACTTTGGTTGGTGACCCGAAACAAAGTATCTACAGATTTCGCGGTGGAGAAAGCAAACTGATGCTCGACATCATCAATAAAAAAGAAATTTCACCGAAAGAAGCTGAATTATTGGTTTTAAAAGACAATTGGAGAAGTGCAAAAAATATCGTTCAGTTTAATAACGAACTATACCAATTTCACTCAATAAATTTAGAGGAAGAACATAAAAACATTTTCGGAGTTGACGCTAAGCAGAATTCAAAATCTAAAATCGAAGGTCGTGTAAAGGTTAATTTAATCGAAAACCTCACAAAGGAAGATTTTTACAACGACGTTTCCGAAAAAATGCAGAAAGACATTCAGGAATGTATTGATAACGGATTCAGGTTTTCCGACATTACGATTCTTTGTCGCGGTAACTTCGATATTTTCAGTTATTCTCAGAAATTGGGAAACTTGAAAGTAAAGTACAAAGATGAACAAACCAATATCAAAACGATTTCCGACAAAGGTCTGACTTTAGAATTATCAAACACTTTACAGGCGGTAATTCAATTTTTGAGATGGGAAACCAACCCGAAAAACAAACCGCATCTGATTATGCTGATGTTTTATCTGAACCGTTTGGGAAGAATAACGATGCGGGATTTCAGTTTGGATATAAAGGAAATTCTTTTGTTAGATTCTCACGAAGAGATTTTAGAGTTTATTCAAAACAAATATTCTCTCAAATTAAAACAGGATAATTTCCCGAAATTTAATCTTTATAATTTTGTAGAATACTACATTAATGAATTTGCAGTCGAACATAAAGAAACAGACTTTCTCCTCAATTTTCTGGAAATGCTTTTCAATTTTACTCAAAATGCAGGTGCTAGCACAAAAGAATTTCTAAAATATTGGGATGAGGAAGCTTCTAAACATACGATTCAGGCTTCTGAAAATATTGATGCTATCCAAATCATGACCATCCACAAAGCGAAAGGGCTCGAATTTCCGATCGTTTTGATTCCTTTGGAAAATAAAAATTCTGACAGCCAGTTCAACAATTGGTTTGACACGGGTGATGATGATGCATTGAAATCTGTAAATATCAACCAGTTTAATAAAAATCTTG includes the following:
- a CDS encoding UvrD-helicase domain-containing protein; this encodes MNNSYTVINASAGSGKTYALVQRLLMICLRYPNQQHAIRNILALTFTNKAANEMKERILSWLGNFTAENYRDNSDLKNMQTAFENEDIKITIDELHFRSKKMLDYVLHNYSTLNIGTIDRFNSRLVRSFSYELGLAKNFNLEIDAEPFLIEAVDKMLDQIGENDSISNSFMDYVDYSLENNEKINLNKNLYDSAKEFVKDIHYEHLKNNKSFDDSKYEEIKNTLRKEIVFNKKHSLEIATQSIELFKSRSIEVDDFSQGKNGIGGFFTKIVDFYNKERPGFPFPANEESALNNILKGAATKSKHKEAEILEILEKLLENRMKLILLFIETQKKEKILSALLPLKVNKDIQDELKKIEEENDLVLLSKFNILINENLKNEPSAFIYEKVGSQFQHYFFDEFQDTSELQWQNFMPLRDHSVSTENTSFTLVGDPKQSIYRFRGGESKLMLDIINKKEISPKEAELLVLKDNWRSAKNIVQFNNELYQFHSINLEEEHKNIFGVDAKQNSKSKIEGRVKVNLIENLTKEDFYNDVSEKMQKDIQECIDNGFRFSDITILCRGNFDIFSYSQKLGNLKVKYKDEQTNIKTISDKGLTLELSNTLQAVIQFLRWETNPKNKPHLIMLMFYLNRLGRITMRDFSLDIKEILLLDSHEEILEFIQNKYSLKLKQDNFPKFNLYNFVEYYINEFAVEHKETDFLLNFLEMLFNFTQNAGASTKEFLKYWDEEASKHTIQASENIDAIQIMTIHKAKGLEFPIVLIPLENKNSDSQFNNWFDTGDDDALKSVNINQFNKNLEAYDPEIEKFNKINSYKNFVDRLCLQYVATTRPVEQLFFYLQKANKTSNNLEILEFIQSKNIENLDEFDLYRTDPEMLTKHTQHKSSSYKTKDIQNLNNKHEKSTSIKIATPSKTYQERNKKVRTGIFVHELLSKINTEKDIEKVLACYTLEGLITLEEKEEIQNNLKEIINNYSEFFDEKWEVINEKDIMISEGGISRIYRPDRILKSTEGYIIIDFKTGQESGKNEKQIETYKMVLESLGMKVLKTQLIYL